One genomic window of Gavia stellata isolate bGavSte3 chromosome 7, bGavSte3.hap2, whole genome shotgun sequence includes the following:
- the FOS gene encoding protein c-Fos: MMYQGFTGEYEAPSSRCSSASPAGDSLTYYPSPADSFSSMGSPVNPQEFCTDLAVSSASFVPTVTAISTSPDLQWLVQPTLISSVAPSQSRGHPYGVSAPAPAAYSRPAVLKAPGGRGQSIGRRGKVEQLSPEEEEKRRIRRERNKMAAAKCRNRRRELTDTLQAETDQLEEEKSALQAEIANLLKEKEKLEFILAAHRPACKMPEELRFSEELAAATALDLGTPSPPVAEEAAFALPLMAEAPPAVPPKETGGSGLELKAEPFDELLFSTGPREASRSVPDMDLPGASSFYASDWELLGTGTTGELEPLCTPVVTCTPCPSTYTSTFVFTYPEADAFPSCAAAHRKGSSSNEPSSDSLSSPTLLAL; encoded by the exons ATGATGTACCAGGGCTTCACCGGAGAGTACGAGGCGCCCTCTTCCCGCTGTAGCAGCGCTTCCCCGGCCGGGGACAGCCTCACCTACTACCCCTCCCCGGCGGACTccttctccagcatgggctcgCCTGTCAACCCGCAG GAATTCTGCACCGACCTGGCCGTCTCCAGCGCCAGCTTCGTGCCCACAGTGACGGCCATCTCCACCAGCCCCGACCTGCAGTGGCTGGTGCAGCCCACCCTAATCTCCTcggtggccccctcccagagcCGCGGGCACCCCTACGGCGTGTCggcgcccgcccccgccgcctaCTCCCGCCCCGCAGTGCTGAAGgcgccgggcggccgcgggcAGAGCATCGGCCGCAGGGGCAAAGTCGAGCAG CTGTccccggaggaggaggagaagagaaggatcCGCCGGGAAAGGAACAAGATGGCAGCGGCCAAGTGCCGCAACCGGCGGCGGGAGCTCACCGACACGCTGCAGGCA GAGACCgaccagctggaggaggagaagtctGCGCTGCAGGCAGAGATTGCTAACCTgctgaaggagaaggagaagctggAGTTCATCCTGGCGGCCCACCGGCCTGCCTGCAAGATGCCCGAGGAGCTGCGCTTCTCTGAGGAGCTGGCGGCTGCCACCGCGCTGGacctgggcacccccagcccccccgtGGCCGAGGAGGCGGCCTTTGCCCTGCCGCTGATGGCTGAGGCGCCGCCGGCCGTGCCGCCCAAGGAGACTGGCGGCAGCGGGCTGGAGCTCAAGGCTGAGCCCTTCGACGAGCTGCTTTTCTCCACGGGGCCGCGGGAGGCCTCCCGCTCCGTGCCCGACATGGACCTGCCTGGGGCTTCCTCCTTCTATGCGTCGGACTGGGAGTTGCTGGGCACCGGGACCACCGGTGAGCTGGAGCCCCTCTGCACCCCTGTGGTGAcctgcaccccctgccccagcacctaCACCTCCACCTTCGTCTTCACCTACCCTGAGGCGGACGcctttcccagctgtgctgccGCACACCggaagggcagcagcagcaacgaGCCCTCGTCCGACTCCCTCAGCTCCCCCACCCTCCTGGCCTTGTGA